One genomic segment of Chloroflexota bacterium includes these proteins:
- the polA gene encoding DNA polymerase I: MTEKLILIDGHSLAFRAYHALPPGMSTRDGEPTNATFGFFSMLLNVLRDEAPEYVAVAFDVGETFRHRQYPDYKGHRERMPDDLRLQIERIQEIVEALNIPIFTRKGYEADDVLGTLAKQADDVPVNTMIVTGDRDIVQCVTDWTHVLTSGRRFSDTIIYDPDKVQERYGLGPGQIIDFKALVGDKSDNVPGVRGVGEKGATNLLQQYDTLENIYDNLDEITAKRTRSALEAGREDAFLSKELVTIVTDVPGVTLDLDACRTRDYDQVKVVSLFRDLEFRSLVDRLPASSRSKEAQSPPPTVTPTGQLALFSEMAESAATVAASPGDAEAVALPYGMVVSDEGLERLVAMLQDAQLIAFDTETTGTDAQTAELVGISFAWAEGESVYVPVGHKDSGAGESGETAQQLALDRVISALKPVLEDPRIEKAAHNAEYDLTMLGRYGIQVSGPLFDTMIAEWLINPGSMNLGLKNLTWQRLGVEMTAISALLGSGRNQITMDLVPMAAAAGYAAADTDMTWQLVSILREELEALALTDLFRNLEMPLVPVLVDMQAAGIGLDADYLHEMSNRLRKRLVEIEEQIHQLVGYRFNINSTQQLSDVLFGTLGLPTRGLKRTKSGHYSTAAGVLEGFRGQHPVIDLILEQRQLTKLLNTYVDALPQMVNPQTGRVHTSFNQTGAETGRISSSNPNLQNIPIRTELGRQIRRAFVAEPGTVLLAADYSQVELRILAHISEDRNMLAAFRAGEDIHRSTAARIYDVPLDQVTSEQRSIAKMVNFATSYGVSAFGLSRRTDLSRAEAQAFLDTYFATYPGIRGYVDETIAAAREHGYVETLLGRRRYFPALKGGRRGNEQQRAERAAINHPIQGTAADIIKIAMIRLHGELQERGLRSRMLLQVHDELVLEVPEEELAEVVPLVRETMEEAYRLDVPLQVDAKVGPNWYEMETMPT; the protein is encoded by the coding sequence ATGACAGAGAAACTTATCCTGATCGACGGGCATTCCCTGGCTTTCCGGGCCTATCACGCCCTGCCACCCGGGATGTCAACCCGCGACGGCGAACCCACCAACGCCACCTTCGGCTTCTTTTCCATGTTGCTCAACGTGCTGCGTGACGAGGCTCCGGAGTACGTGGCCGTTGCTTTTGACGTGGGTGAGACCTTCCGCCATCGCCAATATCCCGATTACAAGGGGCACCGGGAGCGCATGCCCGACGATCTGCGTCTTCAGATCGAAAGAATCCAGGAGATTGTGGAGGCGCTCAATATTCCGATTTTCACCCGGAAAGGCTACGAGGCCGACGATGTCCTCGGCACTCTGGCCAAGCAAGCCGACGATGTGCCAGTCAATACGATGATTGTCACCGGTGACCGGGATATCGTACAGTGCGTTACCGACTGGACCCATGTGCTCACCAGCGGGCGTCGCTTCAGCGATACGATTATTTACGATCCCGATAAGGTTCAGGAACGCTATGGCCTGGGGCCAGGACAGATCATCGATTTCAAGGCGTTGGTAGGTGACAAGTCGGACAACGTGCCGGGGGTTCGTGGAGTCGGCGAAAAAGGGGCAACCAACCTGCTCCAGCAGTATGACACGCTGGAGAATATCTACGACAACCTGGACGAGATCACGGCCAAGCGCACCCGAAGCGCCCTGGAAGCGGGGCGGGAGGACGCTTTCCTCAGCAAAGAACTGGTCACGATCGTTACCGATGTTCCCGGCGTGACCCTTGATCTCGACGCCTGCCGCACCCGCGACTACGATCAAGTGAAAGTTGTATCTCTCTTCCGCGACCTGGAGTTCCGCAGTTTGGTTGATCGTCTCCCCGCGAGCAGCCGCTCCAAGGAGGCCCAGAGCCCGCCCCCCACCGTGACACCCACCGGTCAATTGGCCCTCTTCTCCGAGATGGCGGAATCTGCTGCGACTGTCGCTGCCTCGCCCGGTGATGCCGAAGCAGTTGCCCTGCCCTATGGCATGGTTGTCAGCGATGAAGGGCTGGAGCGACTGGTTGCGATGCTGCAGGATGCCCAGTTGATTGCCTTCGATACGGAGACAACGGGCACCGACGCACAGACCGCCGAATTGGTGGGCATTTCGTTTGCCTGGGCCGAGGGAGAATCGGTCTACGTCCCGGTCGGTCATAAGGATTCCGGCGCCGGCGAGTCCGGCGAAACAGCGCAGCAACTGGCGCTGGACAGGGTCATTTCCGCCTTGAAACCGGTGTTGGAAGATCCCCGCATCGAGAAGGCCGCCCACAACGCCGAGTACGATCTGACGATGTTGGGTCGATATGGAATCCAGGTATCGGGGCCCCTGTTTGATACCATGATCGCCGAGTGGTTGATCAACCCCGGCAGCATGAATCTGGGTCTCAAGAATCTAACCTGGCAGCGGCTGGGGGTGGAGATGACTGCCATCAGCGCGTTGTTGGGCAGCGGTCGCAATCAGATTACGATGGACCTGGTACCGATGGCTGCTGCGGCCGGCTATGCCGCGGCCGACACCGATATGACCTGGCAACTTGTGTCTATCCTGCGGGAGGAACTTGAAGCCCTGGCGCTGACCGATCTGTTCCGCAACCTTGAGATGCCCCTGGTGCCGGTTCTGGTCGATATGCAGGCGGCCGGAATCGGACTGGATGCCGATTATCTGCACGAGATGTCCAATCGCCTCAGGAAACGGCTGGTGGAGATCGAGGAACAGATCCATCAGTTGGTGGGATATCGCTTCAATATCAATTCCACGCAGCAGCTTTCGGATGTGTTGTTCGGAACGTTGGGGTTGCCAACCCGGGGTCTCAAAAGAACCAAGTCTGGACACTATTCGACCGCCGCCGGTGTGCTGGAGGGTTTTCGGGGGCAGCATCCGGTCATCGATCTTATTCTGGAGCAGCGCCAGTTGACCAAACTGTTGAACACCTATGTCGACGCGTTGCCCCAGATGGTCAACCCGCAGACAGGTCGGGTGCATACCAGCTTCAATCAAACGGGCGCCGAGACGGGCCGGATCAGCAGCAGCAATCCCAATCTGCAGAACATTCCCATTCGCACCGAGCTGGGACGCCAGATTCGTCGGGCCTTTGTGGCCGAGCCGGGAACCGTTTTGCTGGCGGCTGACTATTCCCAGGTGGAACTGCGAATCCTGGCCCACATCTCAGAAGACAGGAACATGCTGGCGGCATTCAGAGCTGGCGAGGACATCCATCGCAGTACCGCGGCCAGAATCTACGATGTGCCGCTCGATCAGGTGACATCGGAGCAGCGCAGCATCGCCAAAATGGTCAATTTCGCCACCAGTTATGGCGTAAGCGCCTTTGGCCTCTCCCGCCGCACCGATCTGAGCCGCGCAGAAGCGCAGGCTTTCCTGGACACTTATTTCGCGACCTATCCCGGCATCCGTGGCTATGTGGACGAGACCATCGCTGCCGCTCGAGAACATGGCTATGTGGAAACGCTGTTGGGCCGGCGCCGCTATTTTCCGGCGCTGAAGGGTGGCCGGCGGGGTAACGAGCAGCAGCGGGCGGAGCGCGCAGCCATCAACCATCCCATTCAAGGCACGGCAGCCGACATCATCAAGATCGCCATGATCCGTCTGCACGGGGAGCTGCAGGAACGGGGCCTGAGAAGCCGGATGTTGTTGCAGGTCCACGATGAATTGGTGCTCGAGGTGCCGGAGGAGGAACTGGCGGAGGTTGTGCCTTTGGTGCGAGAGACAATGGAAGAAGCCTACCGATTGGATGTACCCTTGCAGGTCGATGCCAAGGTTGGGCCCAACTGGTACGAGATGGAGACGATGCCCACGTGA
- the argS gene encoding arginine--tRNA ligase yields MIKDELIVLFGKAIKKAQKKGDLPKFDIPEIEVEHPKNPAHGDYSCNIAMKSARLARMAPVKIAEQIIKRFPEADFVGKLDIAHPGFVNVTLDEEWLAQQVAGIESEPETFGNSDAGQGRKAQVEFVSANPTGPLTIGHAWGAVLGDSIGTLLEATGWDVTREYYFNNGGRQMRLLGESLRVRYMELLGQLEAIPEDGYQGDYLRWIAAGLYAEHGKSLADESADFFRKKAEEAIFANIRSTLERLDVHFDVYYNELDLYETGKINGAVQKLTNSGYAYEKDGAVWLRTSDLGLKKDRVIIKSSGEPTYRMPDIAYHVDKLERGFEYVVDIFGADHHATWPDVLAGVRALGYDTEQIKVILHQFITLIREGQEVKMSTRKGEFVTIDELLDEVTTELIPGKDVVRFTLLTRSPDSPMTFDLDLAVQESSENPVFYVQYAHARINSILRKAAQEGLSPDLYADGDLSLLRHPSELALIRKMLELPEEVVTAAEQLAPHHLSHYARSLATQFHTFYRDCRVISTDPSDLEVSKARLRLSEAARITLARVLNLMGVTAPERM; encoded by the coding sequence GTGATAAAAGATGAACTGATCGTTCTTTTCGGGAAAGCCATCAAAAAGGCGCAGAAAAAGGGGGATCTTCCCAAATTCGACATCCCCGAGATCGAGGTTGAACATCCAAAAAACCCGGCGCATGGCGATTATTCCTGTAATATCGCCATGAAGTCTGCTCGCCTGGCCAGGATGGCGCCGGTCAAGATCGCGGAGCAGATCATCAAACGCTTTCCCGAGGCGGACTTTGTTGGCAAGCTGGACATCGCTCACCCGGGCTTCGTCAACGTTACCCTGGACGAGGAGTGGCTGGCCCAGCAGGTCGCAGGGATAGAATCGGAGCCCGAAACATTCGGGAATTCAGATGCCGGCCAGGGACGCAAGGCGCAGGTGGAGTTCGTCAGCGCGAACCCGACCGGCCCCCTTACGATCGGACACGCCTGGGGTGCCGTGCTGGGCGATTCCATTGGTACTCTGTTGGAGGCCACCGGTTGGGATGTGACCCGGGAATACTATTTCAACAATGGCGGGCGACAAATGCGTCTGCTCGGCGAGAGTCTGCGAGTTCGATACATGGAACTGTTGGGCCAGCTCGAAGCGATTCCTGAGGATGGTTATCAGGGGGACTATCTTCGCTGGATTGCAGCAGGTCTGTATGCTGAACATGGCAAATCGCTTGCCGACGAAAGTGCGGATTTCTTCCGCAAGAAGGCGGAGGAGGCGATCTTCGCCAACATCCGATCCACGCTCGAGCGCCTGGATGTTCATTTCGATGTCTATTACAACGAACTCGATCTGTATGAAACGGGCAAGATCAATGGGGCGGTACAGAAGCTGACCAACAGCGGATATGCCTACGAAAAAGATGGGGCGGTCTGGCTGCGCACCTCCGATCTGGGTCTCAAAAAAGACCGGGTGATCATCAAGTCCAGCGGCGAACCGACCTATCGAATGCCCGATATTGCCTACCACGTGGACAAGCTGGAGCGAGGCTTCGAATACGTCGTCGATATATTCGGGGCGGATCATCATGCCACCTGGCCCGATGTCCTGGCGGGCGTTCGAGCGCTGGGCTACGATACCGAACAGATCAAGGTTATCCTGCACCAGTTCATTACCCTGATTCGGGAGGGACAGGAGGTCAAAATGTCCACCCGGAAGGGGGAATTCGTAACGATCGACGAACTGCTGGACGAAGTGACTACCGAATTGATCCCCGGCAAGGATGTGGTGCGCTTTACGCTGCTGACCCGGTCGCCAGACAGTCCCATGACCTTTGACCTGGACCTGGCCGTTCAGGAGAGCAGTGAAAACCCGGTTTTCTACGTCCAGTATGCGCATGCCCGCATCAACTCGATTTTGCGCAAGGCTGCGCAAGAGGGCCTTAGCCCCGATCTTTATGCCGACGGTGATCTGAGCCTGCTCAGACATCCGTCGGAGTTGGCCTTGATTCGTAAGATGCTCGAACTGCCTGAGGAGGTCGTGACTGCCGCGGAGCAGTTGGCTCCCCATCACCTGAGTCATTATGCCAGGTCGCTGGCGACGCAGTTCCATACCTTTTACCGGGATTGCCGGGTGATCTCAACCGATCCATCCGACCTGGAGGTCAGTAAGGCGAGGCTTCGGCTCAGTGAGGCTGCACGAATCACCCTGGCGCGGGTTCTGAATCTGATGGGAGTGACGGCACCGGAACGGATGTAG
- the serA gene encoding phosphoglycerate dehydrogenase: protein MRDRVLIADKLAPEGIAHLEPHVEVVFDPSISAETLTAAIPGFDGLIVRSRTRVSSEVIQAGGRLQVIGRAGVGVDNIDVAAATQAGVTVVNAPTGNAVAAAEHAVTVLLALARNVPQADQSVRSGQWQRTRFMGVEVHDKRLGLLGLGRIASLVATRAQAFGMEVVAFDPYVGEEYAARLGVELLPFEELVASADFISIHIPLTEQTKNLLGATEFGRCKPTVRIVNCARGGIVDEAALLEALDADRVAGAALDVFSMEPPVDNPLLDHAKVVLTPHIAGSTHEAQQQVAVDVADQVLAVLQGKPAMHAINMPIIPPKDLEILIPFVDLVERMGHLLTQFEPGVLGSMELTVHGPIANFDSSYLQAAALKGLLDNVVTERINLVNARHIARQRGLILSERRQRHHEERYENMLTLAVTNGDRSSMVRGSVLQGVPHIVAIDDLWVDFEARGHFLLTWHYDRPGIIGRIGTILGENDINIAFMHVGRRSPRGEAIMVLGLDDPIPEALFPQILAMPHNYWVKALEL, encoded by the coding sequence GTGAGAGACAGGGTTTTAATCGCCGATAAACTGGCTCCCGAGGGTATTGCCCATCTCGAACCACATGTCGAGGTGGTATTCGATCCATCTATCTCAGCCGAGACATTGACGGCAGCTATTCCCGGCTTCGACGGTTTGATCGTGCGCAGCCGGACGCGGGTATCGAGCGAAGTGATTCAGGCTGGTGGGCGATTGCAGGTCATCGGGCGGGCAGGCGTCGGCGTGGACAATATAGACGTGGCCGCGGCAACTCAGGCGGGCGTCACCGTGGTCAATGCGCCGACTGGCAACGCCGTTGCCGCGGCAGAGCATGCTGTCACCGTTTTGCTTGCGTTGGCTCGCAACGTGCCCCAGGCCGACCAATCGGTGCGTTCCGGTCAATGGCAACGCACTCGTTTCATGGGTGTCGAGGTACATGACAAACGGTTAGGGTTGCTTGGCCTGGGGAGAATCGCATCCCTGGTGGCCACGCGGGCCCAGGCCTTTGGCATGGAAGTAGTCGCATTCGATCCATACGTGGGAGAGGAGTACGCGGCGCGTCTCGGCGTAGAGCTGCTTCCCTTCGAAGAGCTTGTGGCGAGCGCAGACTTCATCTCGATCCATATCCCGCTGACCGAGCAGACGAAGAATCTACTGGGAGCAACGGAATTCGGGCGCTGCAAACCGACGGTGCGAATCGTCAACTGCGCTCGAGGGGGTATTGTTGACGAGGCTGCCTTGCTGGAGGCCCTCGATGCGGACAGGGTGGCCGGCGCAGCCCTGGATGTGTTTTCCATGGAACCCCCGGTGGATAATCCCCTTCTGGACCATGCCAAAGTGGTGCTTACGCCGCACATTGCCGGATCGACTCACGAGGCCCAGCAACAGGTTGCCGTGGATGTCGCCGATCAAGTTCTGGCCGTGTTGCAGGGCAAGCCCGCCATGCACGCCATCAATATGCCGATCATTCCTCCCAAGGATCTGGAAATCCTGATACCCTTCGTTGACCTGGTGGAGCGCATGGGGCACTTGCTCACCCAGTTCGAACCGGGTGTACTGGGCTCCATGGAACTGACCGTGCACGGACCGATCGCCAATTTCGACAGCAGCTACCTGCAGGCAGCCGCTCTCAAGGGGCTGCTCGACAATGTGGTGACGGAGCGCATCAACCTGGTCAATGCCAGACATATTGCGCGCCAGCGCGGTTTGATCCTGTCGGAACGACGGCAACGGCATCATGAGGAACGGTACGAAAACATGTTGACCCTGGCGGTAACCAACGGGGATCGTTCCAGCATGGTGCGGGGTTCGGTTCTTCAAGGGGTACCCCACATCGTTGCCATCGACGACCTGTGGGTCGATTTTGAAGCCAGAGGCCATTTCCTGTTGACCTGGCATTACGACCGTCCAGGAATCATCGGCAGGATTGGAACTATCCTGGGCGAGAACGATATCAATATCGCCTTCATGCACGTGGGAAGGCGCTCGCCGCGAGGTGAAGCCATCATGGTGCTCGGGCTGGATGACCCTATTCCGGAGGCACTATTCCCGCAGATCCTGGCCATGCCTCACAACTATTGGGTGAAGGCCCTGGAGCTCTGA